One segment of Phosphitispora fastidiosa DNA contains the following:
- the neuC gene encoding UDP-N-acetylglucosamine 2-epimerase, with product MPLKRKICIITGSRSEYGLLRCLIRRLDEDEDIDYRLIVTGSHLAPEYGLTWQEIIRDGFEIAKKVEILLSSDTRKGTCKSMGLALMGMADALEELRPDIVVVLGDRFEIFAAATAAMVCGYPLAHIDGGELTEGALDDSFRHCITKMAHVHFTATEAYRQRVIQLGEMPERVYNVGGIHVDAIRDIPLLHKKQVETKLGTPLSGKTICVTYHPETLNTHNQESNIRALLGALMMLADTTIIITLPNADPGSRTIIEKIREFSQTENVYIFESLGHTCYLSLLQYVDAVVGNSSSGIVEAPLFGIGTVNIGGRQKGRVAGESVINVPHNKESIYQAIRRAQSAEFKAGLKSLANPYGTGGAAARIRDILKQIEPEGLTRKQFYDLRCN from the coding sequence ATGCCTTTGAAAAGAAAAATTTGTATCATCACAGGTTCGCGCTCTGAATATGGCTTGCTCCGGTGTCTGATCAGAAGGCTTGATGAAGATGAGGACATTGATTACCGGCTTATTGTTACCGGAAGCCATCTGGCTCCCGAGTATGGCCTGACCTGGCAGGAAATTATCAGAGATGGCTTTGAAATAGCCAAAAAAGTGGAAATTCTTTTATCCTCCGATACCCGAAAGGGGACCTGCAAGTCAATGGGATTGGCGCTGATGGGAATGGCTGATGCCCTTGAAGAGCTCAGACCGGATATTGTTGTTGTCCTGGGAGACCGGTTCGAAATCTTTGCAGCAGCAACAGCCGCCATGGTTTGCGGATACCCCCTGGCCCATATCGACGGCGGCGAATTGACAGAGGGGGCATTGGATGATTCCTTCCGACATTGCATCACCAAAATGGCCCATGTGCATTTTACGGCAACTGAAGCGTACAGGCAGCGGGTGATTCAACTGGGTGAAATGCCGGAACGTGTCTATAACGTTGGTGGCATCCATGTGGATGCCATAAGAGATATTCCCCTGTTACACAAAAAACAGGTGGAGACCAAATTAGGTACTCCTCTGAGTGGAAAAACGATTTGCGTTACCTATCATCCCGAAACATTGAACACCCATAATCAGGAAAGTAATATCCGGGCATTGCTGGGGGCTTTGATGATGCTGGCTGACACAACAATCATTATTACTCTGCCCAACGCCGACCCCGGAAGCCGGACCATCATTGAAAAAATACGGGAATTCAGTCAAACCGAAAATGTTTATATTTTTGAGTCCCTCGGACATACCTGTTATTTGTCGCTGCTGCAGTATGTTGATGCCGTTGTCGGCAATTCTTCGAGCGGTATAGTTGAGGCGCCTTTATTTGGTATTGGCACTGTCAATATCGGAGGCCGCCAGAAAGGCCGGGTTGCCGGAGAATCTGTAATAAATGTACCTCATAATAAAGAAAGTATTTACCAGGCTATTCGCCGGGCCCAGTCCGCTGAATTTAAAGCGGGACTGAAGTCTCTGGCAAATCCTTATGGAACTGGAGGAGCCGCAGCCCGTATCAGGGATATTCTTAAGCAAATTGAGCCGGAAGGCCTGACCAGGAAACAGTTTTACGATTTAAGGTGTAACTAA
- a CDS encoding B12-binding domain-containing radical SAM protein, translating to MKILLVAYDNDSFISWFPQGLAYIASACLQAGHEVEIYNQDVYHWPESHLTALLDKKHYDFIGVSACGGYYQYRKVLKISEAVNQAKHRPFYVLGGHLAAPEPDYFLRKTSADAVVIGEGEITVVNLLEALEQKKPLHSVNSIAFLENGACIQTPRQDLIADIDGIPYPAWELFPIDHYALLRVPHINNSERWMPVLSGRGCTFKCNFCYRMDEGFRGRSPESIVEEIQRLKKDYRISFITFSDELLMSSTHRTVAICECFIKHKLNVKWDCNGRLNYAKPDVLKLMKEAGCVFINYGIESLDEQALRNMNKALTVKQITGGIENTLAAGISPGFNIIFGNIGENAESLRLGVEFLLKYTDHAQMRTIRPVTPYPGSPLYYYAIAKGLLKDCEDFYEHKHVNSDLLSVNFTGLSDDEVHRLLYEANQKLITDYYQMQIQKAGETLRRLYLEKDSSFRGFRQT from the coding sequence ATGAAAATACTTTTAGTGGCATATGATAACGACTCTTTCATTTCCTGGTTTCCACAAGGGTTGGCGTATATTGCATCAGCATGTCTTCAGGCCGGTCATGAGGTTGAAATTTATAACCAGGACGTTTATCATTGGCCGGAATCCCATTTAACCGCTTTATTAGATAAGAAACATTATGACTTTATTGGGGTCAGTGCGTGTGGAGGATATTACCAATACCGGAAGGTGTTAAAGATATCCGAGGCTGTTAATCAAGCCAAACACCGGCCTTTTTATGTTTTGGGGGGACATTTGGCTGCACCGGAACCTGATTATTTTTTAAGAAAAACTTCAGCAGATGCTGTTGTTATTGGAGAAGGCGAGATAACTGTTGTTAACCTCTTGGAGGCGCTGGAACAAAAGAAGCCGTTGCACTCGGTAAACAGCATAGCTTTTCTGGAAAACGGGGCCTGCATCCAGACGCCCCGGCAGGATTTAATTGCCGATATAGACGGCATACCATATCCTGCTTGGGAGTTGTTCCCGATAGACCATTATGCTTTGCTCAGGGTGCCCCATATCAATAACAGCGAACGCTGGATGCCGGTCTTATCGGGAAGGGGATGTACCTTTAAGTGTAATTTTTGCTATCGCATGGACGAGGGCTTCAGGGGACGAAGCCCGGAAAGCATAGTTGAAGAAATCCAGCGTCTGAAAAAAGATTACCGGATTTCCTTTATAACCTTTTCTGACGAGCTATTGATGAGCTCAACGCATAGGACTGTTGCAATCTGTGAATGTTTTATCAAGCATAAACTTAACGTTAAGTGGGACTGCAACGGCCGGCTTAATTATGCCAAACCGGATGTACTGAAACTGATGAAAGAGGCGGGATGTGTTTTTATTAACTACGGCATCGAATCCCTGGATGAACAGGCCCTGCGCAATATGAATAAAGCCCTGACCGTAAAACAGATTACTGGCGGCATAGAAAACACCTTGGCTGCAGGAATTAGCCCAGGGTTTAATATAATCTTTGGCAATATTGGCGAAAACGCAGAGTCACTAAGGTTAGGGGTTGAATTCCTGTTAAAATACACTGATCATGCCCAGATGAGAACCATTAGACCGGTAACCCCTTATCCCGGGTCCCCGTTATACTATTACGCCATTGCGAAAGGCCTGTTAAAAGACTGTGAAGATTTTTATGAGCATAAGCATGTGAATTCCGACTTGCTGTCAGTGAATTTTACCGGTCTCAGTGATGATGAAGTTCACAGGCTCCTGTATGAAGCTAACCAAAAATTAATTACAGATTATTACCAGATGCAGATACAAAAAGCCGGGGAAACGCTGCGCAGGTTGTATCTCGAAAAAGACAGTTCTTTCAGGGGATTCCGCCAAACTTAG
- a CDS encoding nucleotidyltransferase family protein: MWRNVLITPKTPIVKAIDIIDRSGLRIALVVNDNGRLLGTVTDGDIRRAILKQLSLDEAVSVVMNPAPSYVYSEQSRQNAIQLMKSKKLHQIPVLDKGHHVVGLEIADELFAPPSRDNWVMLMAGGLGRRLEPLTENCPKPLLKIGNKPLLETILESFAEQGFRHFYISVNYKAEMIKKHFGDGSHWAVDIKYLQEGKSLGTAGALGLLPAKPEEPLLLMNGDILTKMNYGKLLDFHYKNLAEATICVKEYNNQIPYGVVTVKKDRLLKIEEKPQHHFFISGGIYVFNPAVLDYVPHGSSLDIPDLLRTLLAQEKKIAAFPIREYWIDIGHFDDYQKANNDFAKVFK, encoded by the coding sequence ATGTGGAGAAATGTTCTTATCACCCCTAAAACTCCTATAGTAAAAGCTATAGATATAATCGACCGGTCAGGTTTGCGAATCGCTCTGGTGGTCAATGATAACGGCAGGTTACTGGGGACTGTCACCGATGGTGATATCAGGCGCGCAATTCTCAAACAGCTAAGCCTGGATGAAGCTGTAAGTGTGGTCATGAACCCGGCCCCCAGCTATGTTTACAGTGAGCAATCCCGGCAAAATGCCATCCAGCTGATGAAAAGTAAAAAACTTCATCAGATCCCTGTTCTCGATAAAGGCCATCACGTAGTTGGGCTGGAAATTGCCGATGAACTGTTCGCCCCCCCTTCTCGTGACAACTGGGTAATGCTCATGGCCGGCGGGCTGGGACGCCGCTTAGAACCACTCACAGAAAACTGCCCTAAACCCTTGTTGAAAATAGGCAATAAACCGCTTCTGGAGACAATCCTGGAAAGTTTCGCCGAACAGGGATTCAGGCATTTCTATATCTCGGTGAATTATAAAGCAGAGATGATTAAAAAACATTTTGGGGATGGTTCCCATTGGGCGGTAGACATTAAATACCTGCAGGAAGGTAAGTCTTTGGGCACGGCCGGCGCCCTGGGACTGCTGCCCGCTAAACCGGAAGAACCGCTGCTCTTGATGAATGGGGATATCCTGACCAAAATGAACTATGGAAAATTGCTGGATTTCCACTATAAGAATCTGGCCGAAGCTACTATCTGTGTTAAGGAATATAACAACCAGATACCCTATGGGGTAGTCACTGTTAAAAAAGACCGGCTCCTGAAAATTGAAGAAAAACCTCAGCACCATTTTTTTATTAGTGGAGGAATCTACGTGTTTAATCCTGCCGTTCTTGATTATGTCCCACATGGCTCAAGTTTGGATATTCCTGATCTCCTCAGAACACTTTTGGCACAAGAAAAAAAGATAGCTGCTTTTCCCATTCGCGAATACTGGATAGATATCGGGCACTTTGATGATTATCAAAAAGCCAATAATGATTTTGCGAAGGTGTTTAAATGA
- a CDS encoding cytidylyltransferase domain-containing protein, which produces MINNNKVLGIIPARGGSKGIPRKNIKLLAGKPLIAWTIEEAKKSQYLDRLILSSEDTEVITTAKTWGCEAPFERPADLARDDTPGIEPVIHALDQLDEHYDYVILLQPTSPLRTVEDIDGCIRYCVQEGAPACISVSLTDKHPYWMHTIDERHRLHPLLPTAQAIQRRQDLPPVYLENGAVYVAQKDFLLKMKSFTTGETLAYIIPPERSWDIDNEFDFYYCSLIKGGYHDITS; this is translated from the coding sequence ATGATAAACAACAATAAGGTTCTTGGCATAATCCCGGCACGGGGCGGTTCCAAGGGCATTCCCCGCAAAAACATTAAACTCCTGGCCGGTAAACCATTAATCGCCTGGACTATAGAAGAGGCAAAAAAATCTCAGTACCTGGACCGTTTGATCCTCTCCTCTGAAGACACAGAGGTCATCACAACGGCAAAAACATGGGGGTGTGAAGCCCCCTTCGAGCGCCCGGCTGATTTGGCCCGGGACGATACCCCGGGGATAGAACCCGTAATCCACGCTTTGGATCAATTAGATGAGCATTATGACTACGTAATCTTGCTACAGCCAACCTCCCCCCTGCGTACTGTCGAGGACATTGACGGCTGTATCCGTTACTGCGTCCAGGAAGGGGCGCCGGCCTGCATTTCGGTGTCTTTAACAGATAAACACCCTTACTGGATGCATACCATAGATGAACGCCACCGTTTACATCCCTTGCTTCCAACAGCTCAGGCAATCCAGCGGAGGCAGGACCTTCCCCCTGTCTACCTTGAAAACGGAGCAGTTTATGTTGCCCAAAAGGACTTCTTACTTAAAATGAAGAGCTTTACCACCGGGGAAACACTGGCTTATATCATACCTCCTGAGCGCTCATGGGATATTGACAATGAATTTGATTTCTACTACTGTTCACTGATAAAAGGAGGATATCATGACATTACAAGCTAA
- a CDS encoding 6-hydroxymethylpterin diphosphokinase MptE-like protein, which translates to MTLQANLEILKVSFPETWQKICELETTLDKNLVRVVTNKKAAPILQVGQVYVHDRKNPRQDAKNFIEQFKNIPEHSDILFYGVGLGYHISAYAEKYPDKSFSIYEPVPEVFYQFLCNTDLQQFPFHLVKNIHLESSQDDPEKFCRNLVTRVRKSILIIALPAYHSLFPKKSQTFFNQFTIHLNERKMELGPYMIFQKLWTTNIVKNFTHVLNSPNVLLGKRKCFFNKPAILVASGPSLEEEIENLREIRQKGLAYIFSVGTALNALVKRGIYPHAACTYDPSEENQIVCREVLEKDIKSIPLLFGSTVGHETVEKYPGPKMHMLISQDSLARFCLKPQGSESLDFINDAPSIAVIALQLLYKLGFNPIILVGQNLAYLDGKNYTDGSTYPSHEACQMHLKNATLVKDVNGNEVPASETYIRIRLHIENYLRDYQDAKVINTTKRGAHIEGTKFLPLDEVMGQYLLSPVVEKDCWHLSSRSYDLDYLFEQNNSMNTACTQVTQLLEKCRLDLDNIVSLAPSGDVVNIEESYNRFNLSMENLRKNLFFANLITHMSRVELQFLLQVIPEISRERNPLRKAHMMEKEFRSYLDVCEQDIYSVIPIYQELNQKLDQFNKVYSVRKKAAKTKVLLLVCDGILTDGYVYISAAGEESEKFSHKDRAGIRILREKGIQTLLINPEASPLLNQAAQKLEIDTITSNKREIVDTTLAKYSLNISEIACICSNPRDWELCRKVGLSFAVKDASPEVQQNVDFVLTAKGGQGVLWEIADLLTKDLRF; encoded by the coding sequence ATGACATTACAAGCTAATCTGGAAATATTGAAGGTCTCTTTTCCTGAAACATGGCAAAAAATTTGCGAACTTGAGACCACTTTGGATAAAAATCTGGTTAGGGTAGTAACTAACAAAAAAGCAGCGCCCATTCTTCAGGTTGGGCAGGTATATGTTCATGACAGAAAAAATCCCCGTCAGGACGCGAAAAATTTTATTGAACAGTTCAAAAACATCCCTGAACATTCGGACATCCTTTTTTACGGAGTAGGATTGGGCTACCATATAAGCGCTTATGCAGAAAAATACCCGGATAAATCTTTTTCCATCTACGAACCCGTTCCTGAGGTGTTTTATCAGTTTCTCTGCAATACAGACCTGCAGCAGTTCCCTTTTCATCTCGTCAAAAACATTCATCTTGAATCCAGCCAGGATGACCCAGAGAAGTTTTGCAGAAACCTGGTAACGCGGGTTAGAAAATCAATACTGATTATCGCCCTTCCCGCTTACCACAGTCTATTTCCTAAAAAGAGCCAGACATTCTTTAACCAGTTTACAATTCATTTGAATGAGCGAAAAATGGAACTGGGCCCCTATATGATATTTCAAAAACTCTGGACCACTAACATCGTAAAAAACTTCACCCATGTTCTAAATAGTCCTAACGTCCTGCTGGGGAAAAGGAAATGCTTTTTTAATAAGCCTGCTATTTTGGTGGCCTCCGGGCCTTCACTGGAGGAGGAAATCGAAAATTTGAGAGAAATCAGGCAAAAGGGACTGGCTTATATCTTCTCCGTCGGAACAGCCCTCAATGCTCTGGTCAAACGTGGCATATATCCCCATGCAGCCTGCACCTATGACCCCAGCGAGGAAAACCAGATTGTGTGCAGAGAAGTCCTGGAAAAAGACATCAAGTCCATCCCCTTGCTTTTTGGCAGTACAGTGGGTCACGAAACTGTGGAAAAATACCCGGGCCCCAAAATGCATATGTTGATCAGCCAGGACTCCTTAGCGAGATTTTGTTTAAAACCCCAGGGGTCTGAGAGCCTGGACTTTATCAATGACGCGCCATCCATTGCGGTGATTGCCCTCCAGCTCCTTTATAAGCTGGGATTCAACCCAATCATCCTGGTGGGGCAAAATCTGGCTTATCTGGACGGTAAAAATTATACCGACGGGTCAACCTATCCCTCCCATGAAGCCTGTCAAATGCATCTGAAAAACGCAACCCTGGTTAAGGATGTAAATGGCAACGAGGTCCCTGCCAGTGAAACTTACATTCGTATAAGACTACATATCGAGAACTACCTTCGCGATTATCAGGATGCCAAGGTAATCAACACAACAAAAAGGGGCGCTCATATTGAGGGAACAAAGTTTTTGCCGCTGGATGAGGTCATGGGACAATATCTGCTTTCCCCTGTGGTAGAAAAAGATTGCTGGCATCTTTCAAGTCGTAGTTATGACCTGGATTATTTGTTTGAACAAAACAACAGCATGAACACTGCCTGTACACAGGTTACCCAGCTGCTGGAAAAATGCAGGCTGGACCTTGATAACATCGTTTCACTGGCTCCAAGCGGTGATGTGGTGAATATCGAAGAAAGCTATAACCGGTTTAATCTTAGTATGGAGAATTTACGGAAAAATTTATTTTTTGCCAACTTAATCACTCACATGAGCCGCGTAGAATTGCAATTTCTGCTCCAGGTTATTCCTGAGATTTCCAGGGAAAGAAACCCCTTGCGAAAAGCTCACATGATGGAAAAAGAATTCCGTAGTTACCTTGATGTTTGCGAACAGGATATCTACTCCGTTATTCCCATCTACCAGGAATTGAATCAAAAGCTGGATCAGTTTAACAAAGTATATTCAGTACGCAAGAAAGCTGCCAAAACCAAGGTCTTGCTTCTGGTCTGTGATGGTATCCTCACCGACGGGTATGTCTATATTTCTGCAGCAGGGGAAGAATCAGAAAAGTTCAGCCATAAGGACCGTGCAGGTATACGCATTTTAAGAGAAAAAGGTATTCAGACCCTGCTGATAAATCCCGAAGCCAGTCCGCTGTTGAATCAAGCAGCACAAAAATTAGAAATTGATACAATAACATCAAACAAAAGGGAAATAGTAGACACTACCCTGGCAAAATACTCGCTCAATATATCTGAAATTGCCTGCATTTGCAGTAATCCAAGAGATTGGGAATTGTGCAGGAAGGTGGGATTAAGCTTTGCCGTGAAAGAT